The Musa acuminata AAA Group cultivar baxijiao chromosome BXJ2-2, Cavendish_Baxijiao_AAA, whole genome shotgun sequence genome has a segment encoding these proteins:
- the LOC103970346 gene encoding uncharacterized protein LOC103970346, protein MLKFLSKVRVEYNALDPRKAACVEILAQCNARKAKESNPSCQVELQRRTDDSPPRIAVTYVNGVEEIIDAAGVPAQAIRQRIFDRGQLLETEQMFREAGEPWPVLIPEEEIHQSFPGTKPKKAEEQKQ, encoded by the exons ATGCTGAAGTTTCTGTCGAAGGTGCGGGTGGAGTACAACGCTCTGGACCCGCGGAAGGCGGCGTGCGTCGAGATCTTGGCGCAGTGCAATGCCCGTAAGGCTAAGGAATCCAACCCCTCCTGCCAGGTTGAGCTGCAGCGCCGCACCGACGACAGCCCCCCGCGGATCGCTGTGACCTACGTCAATGGCGTCGAGGAGATCATAGATGCCGCCGGTGTCCCCGCACAGGCCATCCGCCAGCGCATCTTCGACCGCGGTCAGCTCCTCGAGACCGAACAGATGTTCCGCGAAGCTGGCGAGCCGTGGCCCGTACTCATCCCCGAGGAGGAGATCCACCAATCCTTCCCCGGTACTAAG CCAAAGAAAGCTGAAGAACAGAAGCAGTGA